A section of the Pseudanabaena mucicola str. Chao 1806 genome encodes:
- a CDS encoding transferase hexapeptide repeat containing protein yields the protein MLDTATLERRLITLEQVVFDLQHKFDSKPSSDNWLERLIGSISDDAAFLEAQEYGREFRQSDRPIDDTGK from the coding sequence ATGCTAGACACAGCAACTCTTGAACGACGCTTGATAACCCTTGAACAAGTGGTTTTTGATCTCCAGCATAAATTTGACAGTAAGCCTAGCTCCGACAATTGGCTCGAAAGACTCATAGGTTCTATCTCTGATGACGCAGCTTTTCTAGAAGCTCAAGAATATGGACGCGAGTTTCGACAGTCTGACAGACCGATTGATGACACTGGCAAATAA
- a CDS encoding DUF5615 family PIN-like protein has product MQIKYLMDENLPPIYQIQLRRKEPDLVVWAIGDPNTPPKGTLDPDILIWCEKYDFILVTNNRSSMPIHLIDHLAEGQHIPGIFQINPSMSLGETIEELVLAALAYLDGEYSDRISYLPLP; this is encoded by the coding sequence ATGCAAATCAAGTATTTGATGGATGAAAATCTCCCTCCAATTTATCAAATACAGCTACGCCGCAAAGAACCTGATTTAGTAGTCTGGGCAATTGGCGATCCCAACACACCGCCAAAAGGCACTTTAGATCCAGATATCCTGATTTGGTGTGAAAAATACGACTTTATTCTTGTAACAAATAATCGTAGCTCTATGCCCATCCATCTAATCGATCATCTTGCTGAAGGGCAGCACATTCCTGGAATCTTCCAAATCAATCCCAGTATGAGCTTGGGTGAAACTATTGAAGAATTAGTATTAGCTGCTCTTGCTTATCTGGATGGCGAGTATAGCGATCGGATTTCATATTTGCCATTGCCATAA
- a CDS encoding pentapeptide repeat-containing protein encodes MTGITKILIEEFLIKGLIIAVIGGIITTYLNENIKLLRTSFLIASATRKIQTKKPKTIKRGVNILVQIATDLPYRRQEMINIIINECIRKKFRRQENPPVTSSEMVEVFIDSLNSILNIPRENENRHRLDINLHQIALVAEKGNSIYLENMDFRDVVLWGSEFVNVDFSRSNFENSDLGGVLFKHCGLEDLNLKNAKMSFSFLDPRRPTMLINSYAARSTIDEALIITGNQIQLVITNTEIDLEKREKLKQQTPMVRLDNY; translated from the coding sequence ATGACAGGTATAACAAAGATACTAATAGAAGAATTTCTAATAAAAGGACTGATTATTGCAGTCATAGGTGGAATTATCACGACATATCTGAATGAAAATATTAAGCTTCTTAGAACTTCCTTCTTGATTGCAAGTGCAACTCGAAAAATCCAAACAAAAAAACCTAAGACAATCAAGCGAGGGGTCAATATACTTGTTCAAATTGCAACCGATTTGCCCTATAGAAGGCAGGAGATGATCAATATCATCATAAATGAGTGCATCCGAAAAAAATTCCGTAGACAAGAAAATCCTCCTGTTACGTCATCAGAGATGGTAGAAGTTTTTATAGATTCACTTAATTCTATTTTGAATATCCCACGTGAAAACGAGAACCGTCATCGTCTAGATATCAATCTCCATCAAATAGCTTTGGTTGCAGAAAAGGGGAACTCGATATACCTTGAAAACATGGATTTTAGAGATGTGGTTCTATGGGGAAGTGAATTTGTGAATGTAGATTTTTCACGATCTAATTTTGAAAATTCCGATCTTGGAGGTGTTCTATTTAAACATTGTGGTTTAGAGGATCTGAACTTGAAGAATGCAAAGATGAGTTTTAGCTTCCTAGATCCGAGACGACCAACAATGCTCATCAACTCATATGCAGCTCGTTCAACAATTGATGAAGCGCTGATTATTACAGGAAATCAAATTCAGTTGGTGATTACTAACACTGAAATAGATCTGGAAAAGCGTGAAAAGCTAAAGCAACAAACTCCAATGGTAAGGTTAGACAATTACTAA
- a CDS encoding DUF433 domain-containing protein: MLTLSYPHIEKSDHQAARLQRLPRIRIAQIVMDYIAYGWSVEEICRQHLYLTLAEAHAAMGYYFDHQEEIDQEIRQEWQQVQANITQAPKSPFYIRMKAKGLL; the protein is encoded by the coding sequence ATGTTAACCCTCAGTTATCCACACATCGAAAAAAGTGACCATCAAGCCGCACGTTTGCAACGCTTGCCGCGCATTAGAATTGCCCAAATTGTCATGGACTATATTGCCTATGGTTGGTCAGTAGAGGAGATCTGTCGTCAGCACCTTTACTTAACCCTAGCCGAAGCTCACGCAGCAATGGGCTACTATTTTGACCATCAAGAAGAAATTGACCAGGAAATCAGACAGGAATGGCAGCAAGTTCAAGCAAATATTACTCAAGCCCCTAAGTCACCTTTCTACATTCGTATGAAAGCTAAAGGACTCCTGTAA
- a CDS encoding DUF1272 domain-containing protein → MLQLRPTCENCNVKLPPDSTEARICSYECTFCITCVEKVLFNVCPNCGGGFMPRPIRPTRNWKDNNNLTADPASTTIKHRLVDLSAHAKLVEQLRGIPPESR, encoded by the coding sequence ATGCTTCAACTTCGACCAACGTGCGAGAACTGCAACGTCAAGCTTCCGCCCGACTCCACTGAAGCGCGTATCTGCAGCTATGAATGCACCTTTTGCATCACTTGCGTGGAGAAGGTTCTATTCAATGTCTGTCCAAACTGCGGGGGCGGCTTTATGCCACGACCCATCAGGCCCACGCGCAACTGGAAGGACAACAACAACTTGACCGCCGACCCTGCATCGACAACCATCAAACACCGGCTGGTAGATTTGTCTGCGCACGCAAAACTCGTCGAGCAACTCAGGGGTATCCCCCCTGAATCTCGCTGA
- a CDS encoding helix-turn-helix domain-containing protein has protein sequence MEIRPIRTQTDYEQVLQEIEILFDAVPNTPQHDRLDILSTLVEVYEKKRFPIELPDPIEAIHYYMDTRGWSQRDLEPCLGSRARVSEVLSRKRSLTLEMIRKLNQELGVPAEILIQPYESVQIPA, from the coding sequence ATGGAGATACGTCCAATTAGAACCCAAACTGATTATGAGCAAGTTCTTCAAGAGATTGAGATACTATTTGATGCAGTCCCAAATACGCCTCAACATGATCGACTAGATATCCTCAGTACTCTAGTAGAAGTTTATGAGAAGAAACGCTTTCCAATCGAGCTACCTGATCCAATCGAGGCAATTCATTACTACATGGACACCCGTGGGTGGTCTCAGCGTGATTTGGAGCCATGTTTAGGTAGTCGAGCTAGAGTGTCAGAGGTTCTGTCTCGTAAACGTTCATTGACCTTAGAGATGATTCGGAAGCTGAATCAAGAGTTGGGAGTTCCTGCTGAGATTCTCATTCAGCCTTATGAGTCGGTACAAATCCCCGCCTAA
- a CDS encoding helix-turn-helix domain-containing protein codes for MQYSEAPPPSSLVGLVHCFWELKTITDLPEDFHYHALPDACVNILFNQIETDIAGVTALRTKAEVLNLGKSFHYVGIQFYPGGWQGKTEEIVDRYVGTPYLGSLPLIQVSEKIKDMDFNRKLPALSDLVQWFLKEELVKHNALTEEILTQLDQIHTVADMARLTEFSPRQLQRKLKQITGFSPHDFLKVLRVQQSFRRHYLELYADQSHYVHSFRKVTGYTPAKYIAKFDV; via the coding sequence GTGCAGTATTCAGAAGCACCGCCGCCCAGCAGCCTCGTTGGATTAGTACATTGCTTTTGGGAACTCAAAACAATCACCGATCTGCCAGAGGATTTTCACTACCATGCATTGCCCGATGCTTGCGTGAACATTCTGTTCAACCAAATCGAAACGGACATAGCGGGAGTCACTGCACTTCGCACCAAGGCTGAAGTATTAAACCTTGGAAAATCATTTCACTATGTTGGTATTCAGTTTTATCCGGGGGGATGGCAGGGTAAAACGGAGGAGATAGTTGATCGCTACGTAGGGACACCCTATTTAGGCAGTTTGCCACTGATCCAAGTCAGCGAAAAGATCAAAGATATGGATTTCAATCGTAAACTACCAGCCCTTTCAGACTTGGTTCAGTGGTTTCTCAAAGAAGAGTTGGTAAAACATAATGCTTTGACAGAGGAAATTCTGACGCAGCTTGATCAAATACATACTGTGGCGGACATGGCAAGACTTACGGAATTTTCACCTCGTCAACTTCAGCGAAAACTGAAGCAAATAACTGGCTTCTCACCACATGATTTTCTTAAAGTATTGCGTGTGCAACAGTCATTCAGAAGGCACTACCTTGAATTGTACGCAGATCAGTCGCACTATGTTCATTCATTTCGCAAGGTCACGGGCTACACACCCGCAAAGTACATCGCCAAGTTCGATGTCTGA
- a CDS encoding helix-turn-helix domain-containing protein: MKAVIGDYLQNLNPGVSLRYADQLQIRPTLTSYDAGWNSASLEYLHLPAGETPKSCLDHYLIAIYLGKGSHYADLQVDGIAKRRSQRQMFSDGAMALVPMKHSNQARWEQQIEVMMLNLDSQLLSRNAEELFEIDQIELLPYAQIYDSLILQIGMALKADLESHKLGERLYAETLTNALAVHLLRNYSSHNYKLVCYLGGLSPTQLALIKDYINDRLDQELNLEELAAIAQLSAYHFCRSFKRSTGFTPHQYVIRQRVERAKLMLKGGKMAIAEVAIACGFTHQSHLNRHFKRLTGVTPKKFSNS; the protein is encoded by the coding sequence ATGAAAGCAGTCATAGGCGACTACTTGCAAAATCTTAATCCTGGTGTATCTCTACGATATGCTGATCAACTGCAAATTCGACCTACGTTGACAAGCTATGATGCAGGATGGAACAGCGCTAGTTTGGAATATTTGCACCTTCCAGCAGGAGAAACCCCAAAATCTTGCTTAGATCACTATTTAATTGCAATCTATTTGGGCAAAGGCTCACACTACGCAGATTTGCAGGTTGACGGGATTGCAAAAAGGCGATCGCAAAGACAAATGTTTTCTGATGGTGCGATGGCACTAGTACCAATGAAACATAGCAATCAAGCGCGTTGGGAGCAACAAATCGAAGTGATGATGCTCAATTTAGATTCACAATTATTGAGCCGTAACGCAGAAGAATTATTTGAAATTGATCAGATTGAGCTACTGCCTTATGCCCAAATTTACGATTCACTGATTTTACAAATTGGGATGGCACTTAAGGCTGATTTGGAGTCTCATAAACTGGGTGAACGACTTTATGCAGAAACGCTGACAAATGCTTTAGCAGTTCATTTACTAAGGAACTATTCATCCCACAATTACAAGCTTGTTTGTTATCTCGGAGGTTTGTCTCCTACACAACTGGCGCTGATAAAGGACTACATCAATGATCGTCTAGACCAAGAGTTAAACTTAGAAGAACTAGCTGCGATCGCCCAACTCAGCGCCTATCACTTTTGCCGTTCTTTTAAACGATCAACTGGCTTCACCCCCCACCAATATGTAATCCGCCAGCGAGTAGAGCGGGCAAAGCTGATGTTGAAAGGAGGAAAGATGGCGATCGCAGAAGTGGCGATCGCTTGTGGATTTACGCATCAAAGTCATCTAAATCGACACTTTAAGCGACTGACAGGTGTGACACCAAAAAAATTTTCCAATTCATAG
- a CDS encoding type II toxin-antitoxin system HigB family toxin translates to MRILSRSTLRNFWEKHPDIEEALKTWYYEASHASWQSPIDVKADHRSASIIANNRAVFNIKGNTYRLIVAIRYDIGIIFIRFIGTHAEYDKVDAETI, encoded by the coding sequence ATGCGTATCTTGTCCCGTAGCACCCTACGAAATTTCTGGGAGAAACATCCAGATATCGAAGAAGCACTGAAGACTTGGTACTACGAAGCGTCTCACGCTAGTTGGCAGAGTCCAATTGACGTTAAGGCTGATCATCGTAGTGCTAGTATCATTGCGAACAATCGTGCTGTTTTCAATATCAAAGGAAACACCTATCGGTTAATTGTGGCGATTCGTTATGACATTGGCATTATTTTTATCCGATTTATTGGCACTCATGCTGAGTATGACAAGGTAGATGCAGAAACAATATGA
- a CDS encoding DUF433 domain-containing protein, with the protein MQLEDYFIFLAVNDIRIKNTRIGIETVLYDYIYRSRTPEEIARTYLSLSLEQVYATVLYYLHNKQAISEYLTNWLEWGHKMREEQKLNSPPISEKLRQLRSERLTSGKSYANQVFDG; encoded by the coding sequence ATGCAACTAGAAGATTACTTTATCTTTCTTGCAGTCAATGACATTCGCATAAAAAATACGCGAATTGGTATTGAAACAGTTTTGTATGACTACATTTACCGCAGTCGAACACCAGAAGAAATCGCTAGAACTTACCTATCATTAAGCTTAGAGCAGGTTTATGCCACTGTTCTCTACTATCTCCACAACAAACAAGCGATCAGTGAGTACCTCACTAATTGGCTAGAATGGGGACACAAAATGAGAGAAGAGCAAAAGCTTAATTCACCGCCAATTTCCGAAAAATTGCGTCAACTTCGCTCTGAACGACTAACATCAGGAAAATCCTATGCAAATCAAGTATTTGATGGATGA
- a CDS encoding helix-turn-helix domain-containing protein: MTGTPLPNKLMGLTNPDAAQSVLWPLCSLSGFSAHQHVRTHELVGMYSPIQDGIDKSVLSVQYSEAPPPSSLVGLVHCFWELKTITDLPEDFHYHALPDACVNILFNQIETDIAGVTALRTKAEVLNLGKSFHYVGIQFYPGGWQGKTEEIVDRYVGTPYLGSLPLIQVSEKIKDMDFNRKLPALSDLVQWFLKEELVKHNALTEEILTQLDQIHTVADMARLTEFSPRQLQRKLKQITGFSPHDFLKVLRVQQSFRRHYLELYADQSHYVHSFRKVTGYTPAKYIAKFDV; the protein is encoded by the coding sequence ATGACCGGAACGCCGCTGCCCAACAAGTTAATGGGGCTGACAAACCCCGACGCTGCACAGAGCGTCCTCTGGCCGCTCTGCTCGCTCTCGGGGTTCTCAGCACATCAACACGTTAGAACACATGAGCTAGTTGGGATGTACAGCCCCATACAGGACGGTATCGATAAATCAGTTCTATCTGTGCAGTATTCAGAAGCACCGCCGCCCAGCAGCCTCGTTGGATTAGTACATTGCTTTTGGGAACTCAAAACAATCACCGATCTGCCAGAGGATTTTCACTACCATGCATTGCCCGATGCTTGCGTGAACATTCTGTTCAACCAAATCGAAACGGACATAGCGGGAGTCACTGCACTTCGCACCAAGGCTGAAGTATTAAACCTTGGAAAATCATTTCACTATGTTGGTATTCAGTTTTATCCGGGGGGATGGCAGGGTAAAACGGAGGAGATAGTTGATCGCTACGTAGGGACACCCTATTTAGGCAGTTTGCCACTGATCCAAGTCAGCGAAAAGATCAAAGATATGGATTTCAATCGTAAACTACCAGCCCTTTCAGACTTGGTTCAGTGGTTTCTCAAAGAAGAGTTGGTAAAACATAATGCTTTGACAGAGGAAATTCTGACGCAGCTTGATCAAATACATACTGTGGCGGACATGGCAAGACTTACGGAATTTTCACCTCGTCAACTTCAGCGAAAACTGAAGCAAATAACTGGCTTCTCACCACATGATTTTCTTAAAGTATTGCGTGTGCAACAGTCATTCAGAAGGCACTACCTTGAATTGTACGCAGATCAGTCGCACTATGTTCATTCATTTCGCAAGGTCACGGGCTACACACCCGCAAAGTACATCGCCAAGTTCGATGTCTGA
- a CDS encoding type II toxin-antitoxin system VapC family toxin: MKYLLDTDHISFLQRRSSLEFSRLALRMSQHPITDFALSVISFHEQVIGAHSFINRAQNNTDMARGYTLLLETLNGFAKAPVLPFDAKVIAIFDEMRSQKVRVATMDLRIAAIAISNNLILLTRNTGDFSKVPNLITEDWTV; this comes from the coding sequence GTGAAATATTTGCTTGATACCGACCATATCAGTTTTCTACAGCGCCGTTCCAGTTTGGAGTTTAGTCGATTAGCTTTGCGGATGTCGCAACATCCGATCACAGACTTTGCTTTATCGGTTATTAGTTTTCATGAGCAAGTAATTGGCGCTCACAGCTTCATCAATCGCGCCCAGAACAATACTGATATGGCTCGTGGATATACACTGTTGTTAGAAACTCTTAACGGTTTTGCAAAAGCTCCAGTTTTACCATTTGATGCTAAAGTGATCGCAATATTTGATGAGATGCGAAGTCAGAAGGTTCGTGTGGCTACAATGGACTTGAGAATTGCAGCAATCGCCATTTCCAACAATTTAATTTTGCTTACCCGAAATACTGGCGATTTCAGTAAAGTTCCGAACTTAATAACCGAAGATTGGACAGTGTAG
- a CDS encoding phosphatidylinositol-specific phospholipase C domain-containing protein, with the protein MQLRGTYSNNWMSGIVDVAPVNAISIPGAHDACSRIEGVKGSLSAQCQWFGITQLLNRGIRFLDVRCRYITDGESGRTENIYFPVHHGPVYQEILFEEIQAQCIAFLTLNPSECILMNVQMEDECLNNKNSCSDNFRTKFLELTRPYLDYWYMKSINPYLHDVRRRIVLIRSYNPQAEKGWSSGINRAQPSTGNIWPDGWDGGGLEWSGFDFDGLSRNATFETQNCYGKNWSMSSKETNVTQYLASAKGNADVGKFTLNFVSCTSPSKSPGQLAGVLNPYVQQYLKSNTLRSLGVVAIDFVGNTGNGTGDSLENLIIEKQLPDYIVPDTAYMGIPDWLQKVSA; encoded by the coding sequence ATGCAGCTACGAGGAACGTATTCTAACAACTGGATGTCAGGGATCGTGGATGTTGCGCCTGTGAATGCGATCAGCATCCCCGGCGCTCATGATGCGTGCTCACGGATTGAAGGCGTCAAAGGATCTCTTTCGGCTCAGTGCCAGTGGTTCGGGATCACGCAGCTGCTGAATAGAGGAATCCGCTTCCTCGACGTCCGGTGCAGATACATCACGGATGGGGAGAGCGGCCGGACGGAGAACATCTACTTCCCGGTTCACCACGGTCCCGTCTATCAAGAAATCTTGTTCGAGGAGATTCAGGCGCAGTGCATCGCGTTCCTGACCCTAAACCCTTCGGAGTGTATTCTGATGAACGTCCAGATGGAGGATGAGTGTCTGAACAACAAGAATAGTTGCTCGGACAACTTTCGAACCAAGTTCCTGGAGCTGACCAGGCCCTACCTAGACTACTGGTACATGAAGAGCATCAACCCGTACCTCCACGACGTCCGCAGGCGTATCGTTCTGATCCGATCCTATAATCCTCAGGCCGAGAAAGGCTGGTCGAGCGGCATCAATCGGGCCCAGCCCTCGACGGGCAACATCTGGCCGGACGGTTGGGACGGCGGCGGTCTCGAGTGGAGCGGTTTCGACTTCGACGGATTGTCGCGCAACGCCACCTTCGAGACACAGAATTGTTACGGCAAGAATTGGAGCATGAGCAGCAAGGAAACGAACGTGACACAATACCTGGCTTCAGCGAAGGGCAACGCTGATGTGGGCAAGTTCACGCTCAACTTCGTGAGCTGCACTTCCCCCAGCAAGAGTCCGGGGCAGCTCGCTGGGGTACTGAACCCATACGTCCAGCAGTACCTCAAGAGCAACACCTTAAGATCTCTGGGCGTGGTTGCCATCGACTTCGTGGGCAACACCGGAAATGGCACCGGTGACAGTTTGGAGAACCTCATCATAGAGAAACAGTTGCCGGACTACATCGTCCCCGACACCGCCTACATGGGGATTCCTGACTGGTTGCAGAAAGTGTCCGCCTGA
- a CDS encoding DUF4275 family protein, whose protein sequence is MRRTAMQVSPGAVQRQYATDEVTRIAAGWLDAYGQDSQGVNTEAFMWHIFSGARYPSQSGAAAKSQYLQHVAHEYVVLSNDRKIAFTTNLRPETCSLSDYYVFPLNLAWTMAFTHEDGWLDPYFALHRDFEKLNQENLAKIRKAVEAENARLKGWR, encoded by the coding sequence ATGAGACGCACCGCCATGCAAGTCAGTCCCGGCGCCGTTCAGCGCCAATACGCCACCGACGAAGTGACCCGCATCGCTGCCGGTTGGCTTGACGCCTATGGCCAAGACAGTCAAGGCGTCAACACAGAGGCATTCATGTGGCACATCTTCAGCGGCGCTCGCTACCCAAGCCAGAGCGGAGCCGCAGCAAAGTCCCAATATCTGCAGCATGTGGCACACGAGTATGTCGTCCTCTCGAATGATCGCAAGATCGCGTTCACAACGAACTTGCGTCCAGAAACCTGCTCGCTTTCCGACTACTACGTCTTTCCGCTGAACCTAGCATGGACCATGGCATTCACGCACGAGGACGGATGGCTTGATCCGTACTTCGCTCTACATCGCGATTTCGAGAAACTGAATCAAGAGAATTTGGCGAAGATCCGCAAGGCAGTAGAGGCAGAGAATGCGAGGCTCAAGGGCTGGCGGTGA
- a CDS encoding DUF5615 family PIN-like protein has protein sequence MAIPLYMDVHVPQAITEQLRRRGIDVLTAFEDRTTELPDDQLLVRVTELKRVLFTQDIRFRVLAETWQIKGKQFSGLIFGHQLGGTIGQFVKDLELIAKASEPNEWINAVEYIPFK, from the coding sequence ATGGCTATTCCGTTGTACATGGATGTTCATGTTCCTCAAGCAATTACCGAGCAGTTGCGTCGCCGAGGCATAGACGTATTGACAGCATTTGAGGACAGAACTACAGAGCTACCTGACGATCAGCTTTTGGTAAGAGTAACGGAGCTTAAGCGTGTTCTCTTTACCCAAGATATTCGCTTTAGAGTTTTAGCCGAAACTTGGCAGATAAAAGGCAAACAGTTTTCAGGCTTAATTTTTGGTCATCAACTTGGAGGCACAATTGGTCAATTTGTTAAGGATTTAGAATTGATTGCTAAGGCTTCTGAACCTAATGAATGGATTAACGCGGTTGAGTATATTCCCTTCAAGTGA
- a CDS encoding VOC family protein, whose amino-acid sequence MEKPNAIGWFDIYVEDMDRAVTFYESVLGQKLEKIIDPTGATQMMSFPANMKAYGASGALVKSKHSRPGVGGTVVYFSVEDCSVQESRIIAANGKIVRSKFSIGEFGWVTLCVDTEGNMFGLNSMN is encoded by the coding sequence ATGGAAAAGCCTAATGCAATCGGCTGGTTTGATATTTACGTAGAAGATATGGATCGAGCTGTTACGTTCTATGAGAGTGTACTTGGTCAGAAACTGGAGAAGATCATTGACCCGACAGGCGCAACACAAATGATGAGCTTTCCTGCAAACATGAAAGCGTATGGTGCATCTGGTGCTTTAGTAAAATCGAAACATTCCCGCCCTGGAGTGGGTGGCACGGTGGTTTACTTCAGTGTTGAAGATTGTTCCGTACAAGAGTCCCGAATCATTGCGGCAAACGGTAAGATTGTCAGGTCAAAGTTCTCGATTGGGGAGTTTGGTTGGGTGACTCTGTGCGTAGACACTGAGGGCAATATGTTTGGTCTTAACTCAATGAACTGA